In a genomic window of Curtobacterium flaccumfaciens pv. betae:
- a CDS encoding ABC transporter family substrate-binding protein gives MRKRIKGIAVLATAAAAAVVLAGCSGGGEAGGDNSAVAESSLKSTGWTVADRADVKDGGSITLPIDTAPANWQLANLDSGTVDDTTISQTYLPGFIQFKENGEWEANKDYATSVELTKDSPQTVEIKINPKAVWSDGTPISAKDVIANWKALNGTNKAFAPLATNVWEDVDSVKQGSDERDVIMTFSKTNADWASVLGAIYPYWAVDTPDHFNKAWAKGPYAADGKTYVSGGPYILKSFDANGGVVTFEKNPKWWGDEGKLDTIVFKTVSRDGVAQAYGNKELDAFNLNGSADNLKTANSRSDSKIERSLGTTQRQITLNGTSDVFKDQDVRQAFAQAINRKVLAQAILSPVKSPGDVLNNLTYLPGQEGYKDDVSSVYGYSTDKAKSKLEDAGWKIGSDGYATKGGKELDVRFVIPSDNPNSANVAQLVQQQTKLAGFKVTIDTVPTDDFFTKYITTTTRDFDATYFAWQGTPFPISSLKSIYYPADAGQNYTGVTDDSLGAAWDKANGELDPDARIKDAQAIDKKIVAVAGTIPLFAEPYAWGVRKDLVNYGPAQFQQSSVKWQDVGYTK, from the coding sequence ATGCGAAAGAGGATCAAGGGCATCGCCGTCCTGGCCACCGCTGCGGCAGCTGCCGTCGTGCTGGCCGGCTGCTCCGGCGGCGGAGAAGCGGGCGGCGACAACTCCGCGGTCGCCGAGTCGTCGCTGAAGTCGACCGGCTGGACCGTCGCGGATCGCGCCGACGTCAAGGACGGCGGGTCGATCACCCTGCCGATCGACACGGCTCCGGCGAACTGGCAGCTGGCCAACCTGGACTCGGGGACCGTCGACGACACGACGATCTCGCAGACCTACCTGCCGGGCTTCATCCAGTTCAAGGAGAACGGCGAGTGGGAGGCGAACAAGGACTACGCGACCTCCGTCGAGCTGACCAAGGACTCGCCCCAGACCGTCGAGATCAAGATCAACCCGAAGGCCGTGTGGTCGGACGGCACCCCGATCAGCGCGAAGGACGTCATCGCGAACTGGAAGGCGCTGAACGGCACGAACAAGGCCTTCGCGCCCCTCGCCACCAACGTGTGGGAGGACGTGGACTCGGTCAAGCAGGGCTCCGACGAGCGTGACGTCATCATGACGTTCTCGAAGACCAACGCCGACTGGGCGAGCGTCCTCGGCGCGATCTACCCGTACTGGGCCGTCGACACCCCGGACCACTTCAACAAGGCGTGGGCCAAGGGTCCGTACGCGGCCGACGGCAAGACCTACGTCTCCGGTGGCCCGTACATCCTGAAGTCCTTCGACGCCAACGGTGGCGTCGTGACCTTCGAGAAGAACCCCAAGTGGTGGGGCGACGAGGGCAAGCTCGACACGATCGTCTTCAAGACGGTGTCCCGTGACGGTGTCGCCCAGGCGTACGGCAACAAGGAGCTCGACGCCTTCAACCTGAACGGCAGCGCCGACAACCTCAAGACGGCGAACTCGCGCTCCGACTCGAAGATCGAGCGGTCGCTCGGCACCACGCAGCGCCAGATCACGCTGAACGGCACCTCGGACGTCTTCAAGGACCAGGACGTGCGCCAGGCGTTCGCGCAGGCGATCAACCGCAAGGTGCTCGCCCAGGCGATCCTGTCGCCGGTGAAGAGCCCGGGTGACGTGCTCAACAACCTGACCTACCTGCCCGGTCAGGAGGGCTACAAGGACGACGTGTCGAGCGTCTACGGCTACAGCACCGACAAGGCGAAGTCGAAGCTCGAGGACGCGGGCTGGAAGATCGGCTCGGACGGCTACGCGACCAAGGGCGGCAAGGAACTCGACGTCCGCTTCGTGATCCCGTCGGACAACCCGAACTCGGCGAACGTCGCGCAGCTCGTGCAGCAGCAGACCAAGCTCGCCGGCTTCAAGGTGACCATCGACACCGTGCCCACCGACGACTTCTTCACGAAGTACATCACCACGACGACCCGTGACTTCGACGCCACGTACTTCGCGTGGCAGGGCACTCCGTTCCCGATCTCGTCGCTGAAGTCGATCTACTACCCCGCCGACGCCGGCCAGAACTACACCGGCGTGACGGACGACTCGCTCGGTGCCGCCTGGGACAAGGCGAACGGCGAGCTCGACCCGGATGCCCGCATCAAGGACGCGCAGGCCATCGACAAGAAGATCGTCGCGGTCGCCGGCACCATCCCGCTGTTCGCCGAGCCGTACGCCTGGGGCGTGCGCAAGGACCTGGTGAACTACGGTCCGGCGCAGTTCCAGCAGTCCTCGGTCAAGTGGCAGGACGTGGGCTACACGAAGTAG
- a CDS encoding PH domain-containing protein, with amino-acid sequence MPTTIVAPGLRALAVVLWVVAVVLVPLALLGGGAPWLVPIPSIAVAFVAWAALWRPRIELTPEHLRIVDVRRTSSYTWSRISEVRTKYGIEVVTSEGVRRVWIATRPTARLAAHTGDRPGGPDRLDVNAAAARMLAHVPASAAHDGPPPSSVTAAPITHRTHGWTILAMVVLGVAASLAAARF; translated from the coding sequence GTGCCCACCACCATCGTCGCCCCCGGCCTGCGCGCCCTCGCCGTCGTCCTCTGGGTCGTGGCCGTCGTGCTCGTCCCACTGGCCCTGCTCGGCGGCGGTGCCCCCTGGCTCGTGCCGATCCCGAGCATCGCCGTCGCGTTCGTCGCGTGGGCGGCGCTGTGGCGTCCCCGGATCGAGCTGACACCGGAGCACCTGCGCATCGTGGACGTCCGGCGGACCAGCAGCTACACCTGGTCACGCATCAGCGAGGTGCGCACGAAGTACGGCATCGAGGTGGTCACCAGCGAGGGCGTCCGTCGCGTCTGGATCGCGACCCGCCCGACGGCGCGTCTCGCAGCGCACACCGGTGACCGGCCGGGAGGCCCGGATCGCCTGGACGTCAACGCTGCGGCCGCGCGGATGCTGGCCCACGTGCCCGCATCGGCCGCGCACGACGGGCCGCCCCCGTCGAGCGTGACGGCTGCGCCGATCACGCACCGCACCCACGGCTGGACGATCCTGGCGATGGTCGTCCTCGGGGTCGCGGCGTCGCTGGCGGCGGCTCGGTTCTAG
- a CDS encoding CPBP family intramembrane glutamic endopeptidase, with protein MSRRRTWVEITIVLLLSLGASALYSILQIIDDLSQATPLGEQSTALNTSSTTVQYVDLARQLLGIAVDLAPVALVCYLLWSTSRPHLGRLGIDRFRAKPDLGGPALIALCIGIPGLALYFAGRALGITVAVDPAALNSYWWTVPVLLLSAIRSGLQEEVIVIGYLYARLGDLGWGRWQMILSTALLRGSYHLYQGFGAFIGNAVMGIVFGWIYTRWGRLLPLVITHALLDAVVFVGYPWVAHAFPQLFS; from the coding sequence ATGAGCCGTCGGCGAACGTGGGTCGAGATCACCATCGTCCTGCTGCTCTCGCTCGGTGCCAGCGCCCTCTACTCGATCCTGCAGATCATCGACGACCTGTCGCAGGCGACCCCGCTCGGCGAGCAGTCGACGGCCCTGAACACCTCGTCGACGACGGTGCAGTACGTCGACCTCGCCCGGCAGCTCCTCGGCATCGCGGTGGACCTGGCCCCGGTGGCGCTCGTCTGCTATCTGCTGTGGAGCACGTCGCGGCCGCACCTCGGGCGGCTCGGGATCGACCGGTTCCGGGCGAAGCCGGACCTGGGCGGCCCGGCGCTCATCGCCCTGTGCATCGGGATCCCGGGGCTCGCGCTGTACTTCGCGGGGCGGGCGCTCGGCATCACGGTCGCGGTCGACCCCGCCGCGCTGAACTCGTACTGGTGGACGGTCCCGGTCCTGCTGCTGTCCGCGATCCGCTCGGGCCTGCAGGAAGAGGTGATCGTGATCGGGTACCTCTACGCCCGACTCGGCGACCTCGGGTGGGGTCGCTGGCAGATGATCCTGTCGACCGCCCTGCTGCGCGGCAGCTACCACCTGTACCAGGGGTTCGGCGCGTTCATCGGCAACGCGGTGATGGGCATCGTGTTCGGCTGGATCTACACGAGGTGGGGCCGGCTCCTGCCGCTCGTCATCACGCACGCCCTGCTCGACGCGGTGGTCTTCGTCGGGTACCCCTGGGTGGCGCACGCGTTCCCGCAGTTGTTCTCGTAG
- a CDS encoding peroxiredoxin: MSIPAIGESAPSFTLPGMVVRGGVRTDDEYDLSAEIGRTVVLAFYPGDATAVCTAQLCSYQAELDEFTDLGATVWGISPQALDSHEGFARGSSLAFPLLSDTAGSVIRSYGVQAPGIGLRRSVFVIGPDGVVRWRHVGLVGLRFPKAETIREQIELLVS, from the coding sequence ATGAGCATCCCCGCGATCGGCGAGTCCGCCCCGTCGTTCACCCTGCCGGGAATGGTCGTGCGCGGCGGCGTCCGCACCGACGACGAGTACGACCTGTCCGCCGAGATCGGCCGCACCGTGGTGCTGGCCTTCTACCCGGGCGACGCGACGGCGGTCTGCACGGCCCAGCTCTGCAGTTACCAAGCCGAACTCGACGAGTTCACCGACCTCGGCGCGACCGTGTGGGGCATCAGCCCGCAGGCACTCGACTCGCACGAGGGGTTCGCCCGCGGGTCCTCGCTCGCGTTCCCGCTGCTCAGCGACACCGCGGGCTCGGTGATCCGCTCGTACGGGGTGCAGGCACCGGGCATCGGCCTGCGCCGATCGGTCTTCGTGATCGGCCCCGACGGCGTGGTCCGGTGGCGGCACGTCGGCCTGGTCGGTCTGCGGTTCCCGAAGGCCGAGACCATCCGCGAACAGATCGAACTGCTCGTTTCGTAG